A stretch of Mastomys coucha isolate ucsf_1 unplaced genomic scaffold, UCSF_Mcou_1 pScaffold1, whole genome shotgun sequence DNA encodes these proteins:
- the Adora1 gene encoding adenosine receptor A1 isoform X3, translating to MFGWNNLSAVEQDWIANGSVGEPVIKCEFEKVISMEYMVYFNFFVWVLPPLLLMVLIYLEVFYLIRKQLNKKVSASSGDPQKYYGKELKIAKSLALILFLFALSWLPLHILNCITLFCPTCQKPSILIYIAIFLTHGNSAMNPIVYAFRIHKFRVTFLKIWNDHFRCQPKPPIDEDIPEEKADD from the coding sequence ATGTTTGGCTGGAACAACCTGAGTGCAGTGGAGCAAGACTGGATAGCCAATGGCAGTGTTGGGGAGCCCGTGATCAAGTGTGAGTTTGAGAAGGTTATCAGCATGGAATACATGGTCTACTTCAACTTCTTCGTCTGGGTGCTGCCGCCACTGCTGCTCATGGTCCTCATCTACCTGGAGGTCTTCTACCTGATCCGGAAGCAGCTCAACAAGAAGGTGTCAGCCTCCTCTGGGGACCCCCAGAAGTACTACGGGAAGGAGCTCAAGATCGCCAAGTCGCTGgccctcatcctcttcctctttgccCTCAGCTGGCTACCGCTGCACATCTTGAACTGTATCACCCTCTTCTGCCCCACCTGCCAGAAACCCAGCATCCTGATCTACATTGCCATCTTTCTCACACACGGCAACTCGGCCATGAACCCCATCGTCTATGCCTTCCGAATCCACAAGTTTCGGGTCACCTTTCTGAAGATTTGGAATGACCACTTCCGATGCCAGCCCAAACCTCCcattgatgaagacatcccagaGGAGAAAGCTGATGACTAG
- the Adora1 gene encoding adenosine receptor A1 isoform X1: MPPSISAFQAAYIGIEVLIALVSVPGNVLVIWAVKVNQALRDATFCFIVSLAVADVAVGALVIPLAILINIGPQTYFHTCLMVACPVLILTQSSILALLAIAVDRYLRVKIPLRYKTVVTQRRAAVAIAGCWILSLVVGLTPMFGWNNLSAVEQDWIANGSVGEPVIKCEFEKVISMEYMVYFNFFVWVLPPLLLMVLIYLEVFYLIRKQLNKKVSASSGDPQKYYGKELKIAKSLALILFLFALSWLPLHILNCITLFCPTCQKPSILIYIAIFLTHGNSAMNPIVYAFRIHKFRVTFLKIWNDHFRCQPKPPIDEDIPEEKADD, translated from the exons ATGCCGCCGTCCATCTCGGCCTTCCAGGCTGCCTACATTGGCATCGAGGTGCTCATTGCCTTGGTCTCTGTGCCCGGAAATGTACTGGTGATTTGGGCTGTGAAGGTGAACCAGGCACTTCGCGATGCCACCTTCTGCTTCATCGTATCCCTGGCGGTAGCTGATGTGGCGGTTGGCGCCCTGGTCATCCCACTGGCTATCCTTATCAACATTGGGCCACAGACCTACTTCCACACCTGCCTCATGGTGGCCTGTCCTGTCCTCATCCTCACCCAGAGCTCCATCCTGGCTCTGCTTGCTATTGCTGTGGATCGATACCTCCGAGTCAAGATCCCTCTCCG GTACAAGACAGTGGTGACTCAGCGGCGGGCAGCGGTGGCCATAGCTGGCTGCTGGATTCTCTCCCTGGTGGTAGGCCTGACACCTATGTTTGGCTGGAACAACCTGAGTGCAGTGGAGCAAGACTGGATAGCCAATGGCAGTGTTGGGGAGCCCGTGATCAAGTGTGAGTTTGAGAAGGTTATCAGCATGGAATACATGGTCTACTTCAACTTCTTCGTCTGGGTGCTGCCGCCACTGCTGCTCATGGTCCTCATCTACCTGGAGGTCTTCTACCTGATCCGGAAGCAGCTCAACAAGAAGGTGTCAGCCTCCTCTGGGGACCCCCAGAAGTACTACGGGAAGGAGCTCAAGATCGCCAAGTCGCTGgccctcatcctcttcctctttgccCTCAGCTGGCTACCGCTGCACATCTTGAACTGTATCACCCTCTTCTGCCCCACCTGCCAGAAACCCAGCATCCTGATCTACATTGCCATCTTTCTCACACACGGCAACTCGGCCATGAACCCCATCGTCTATGCCTTCCGAATCCACAAGTTTCGGGTCACCTTTCTGAAGATTTGGAATGACCACTTCCGATGCCAGCCCAAACCTCCcattgatgaagacatcccagaGGAGAAAGCTGATGACTAG
- the Adora1 gene encoding adenosine receptor A1 isoform X2, translated as MQATTQMNLETLRYKTVVTQRRAAVAIAGCWILSLVVGLTPMFGWNNLSAVEQDWIANGSVGEPVIKCEFEKVISMEYMVYFNFFVWVLPPLLLMVLIYLEVFYLIRKQLNKKVSASSGDPQKYYGKELKIAKSLALILFLFALSWLPLHILNCITLFCPTCQKPSILIYIAIFLTHGNSAMNPIVYAFRIHKFRVTFLKIWNDHFRCQPKPPIDEDIPEEKADD; from the coding sequence GTACAAGACAGTGGTGACTCAGCGGCGGGCAGCGGTGGCCATAGCTGGCTGCTGGATTCTCTCCCTGGTGGTAGGCCTGACACCTATGTTTGGCTGGAACAACCTGAGTGCAGTGGAGCAAGACTGGATAGCCAATGGCAGTGTTGGGGAGCCCGTGATCAAGTGTGAGTTTGAGAAGGTTATCAGCATGGAATACATGGTCTACTTCAACTTCTTCGTCTGGGTGCTGCCGCCACTGCTGCTCATGGTCCTCATCTACCTGGAGGTCTTCTACCTGATCCGGAAGCAGCTCAACAAGAAGGTGTCAGCCTCCTCTGGGGACCCCCAGAAGTACTACGGGAAGGAGCTCAAGATCGCCAAGTCGCTGgccctcatcctcttcctctttgccCTCAGCTGGCTACCGCTGCACATCTTGAACTGTATCACCCTCTTCTGCCCCACCTGCCAGAAACCCAGCATCCTGATCTACATTGCCATCTTTCTCACACACGGCAACTCGGCCATGAACCCCATCGTCTATGCCTTCCGAATCCACAAGTTTCGGGTCACCTTTCTGAAGATTTGGAATGACCACTTCCGATGCCAGCCCAAACCTCCcattgatgaagacatcccagaGGAGAAAGCTGATGACTAG